The DNA segment GTTAAGGAATTATCCGAAAGAATTAAGCAATAAAAAAAATCAATGTAGATATTAAAAATGGAGAATAATTTTATTCTTCATTTTTTATTTAGTTTTGTCTGAATTTAATTATTATCAATATTGCCATGAAAATACTGATGGTCTGTCTCGGAAATATTTGCAGAAGTCCTTTAGCAGAAGGAATTATGAAAGCTAAAGCTCCCAAATATTTTTATATAGATTCTGCAGGAACCATTTCACTCCATGAAGGGAAAAATCCCGATAAAAGAGCTATACAAACCGCAATCCGTCACGGAATTGATATTTCCCAACAAAGATCCAGACCCATTACACAAGCGGACTTTGAAAATTTTGATAAAATCTACTGTATGGATGTGGATGTATTGGCAGATGTTGTTTCCAAAGCACGGAATGAAGATCAACGAAAAAAAGTTTCCTTATTTCTGGAAGTGCTCGGCGATCATCAGAATGCTGAAGTTCCGGATCCGTATTGGGGAGATATGAATGAGTTCGAAGAAGTTTTCCAATTACTGGACCGTGGTTGTGAAGCTATTTTAAAACAAATAATTTAGTATGAGAAGGATATTAATCTTACTTTTGCTGAGCTGTAATTTTATTTTCGGACAGACTAAAGATGAAAAGGCTATCAGACAAGTAATGACTGATTTTATGAATTGCATTAAAACGAGGGATGAAGCTAAATTTATTTCTCTTTTTCAGGAACCTGTTCTCTGGACAGGTGTATATACTGATCGGACTTACAGAAAAGTTTTAGAAAAAGATCCCAATGAAAAAAGTTTTTTTACAGATAATTATAAAGCATTTATCAAAAGTTTTAAAAACAATAAATCTGAAGAGCGGTTTGATAATGTTAAAATTATAGAAGACGGATCAATTGCTTCTGCTAATTTTGACTACAGCTTTTGGTACGATGGCAAGATGCTAAATTGGGGAAAAGAAATATGGACACTGATGAAGATCAACGGTCTATGGAAAATAACATCAGTTTCTTTTTCAATGGATATGACAGAATATTACGTACAACCTTCTTTACAAGAGAGACTTAAAAAATAATATAAATGCTTTTCTTACTTCCGGCTTACCTTTCCGAAAATACTTCTATCACGCATTTTTCACCAGTGATAAAAGATTACATCATGCAGACTGATTACTTTTTTGTGGAAAATGAAAAAACCGCAAGAAAAGTGGTGAAATTCTTTGCTCCTGAAAAAAAACAATCGGATCTTAAACTTTTTCTTTTAGATAAATACACGGAAAATGCGGATATCAAAGAAGCACAGGAACTGATGCTGAAAGGTCAGGATTTTGGACTGCTTTCAGAGGCAGGACTTCCGTGTATTGCAGATCCTGGAAATCTCATGGTAAAATGGTGCCACGAAAAGAATATCCGGGTGATTCCTATTTCCGGGCCATCATCAATTATTCTGGCTCTAATTTCCAGCGGATTTAACGGTCAGGAATTTACATTCAACGGATATTTGCCGATTGATAAAAGTGAAAAGAAAAAACAGATTCTGCATCTCGAGACGATGGTTCAGAAGACTGGTTATTCACAGATTTTTATGGAAACGCCTTACAGGAACAATCAACTTTTTGAAGATCTCTGCAAGTTTTTGTCACCGAATACAAAATTATGTATTGCTGCTAATATTAATGATCCGGAGCACGAGTTTATCAAAACCAAAACCATAAAAGAGTGGCAGAAACAGAAACCGGAACTGCATAAAATTCCGGCAGTATTTGTACTGGGGAAATAGAAGCATGAATTATTTTTCTTGATCTCCCGCAGATTTTTTTTAGTGCAAATTTGATCTGCTTAATCTGTAAAATCTGCGGGAGAGAAAATTATAACTTATTAACCATTCTCTTAATTCCATCTAAAATATTCGTTGTTTAAAATTAATCAATAATCCGAGTCTTTTATCTGAAAGTTTCAAATAAGTCTGCAATTGCTTGTAATGAATTTCTTCAATACTTTTTACAGATTTTAATTCTAAAATAATTTTATTTTCCACCAGAATATCGATTCTAAAATTTAAATCAAACTTTTTGTTGAATATACACTTTCCAAAAGGCCTGGTCCAAGACTGTTGTATACATTAAAATACATTTTCTTACTAAGAAGGAAATTTCATTTTCATCCATTTGTATTGTTTTTGCGAATTTAAAAATTTACAAATAATGAATTAGATTACAATCTCATTTAATTTTTTAAAACAGAAACTTGAAATAATTTTATATTTTTAGTCAATGAAAAAAAGTCTTTTAGCTATTGTCTTTTATCCGTTTTTTATGTTTGCCCAGGAAGTTCCGAAACTTACCGATGAGGTGGCCATAAAACTATCTGAAAAGCCACTGCATTGCATCACCCAGGAATATCCCAACAAAACCGCACATATCATCAACAATGAAAGTGAAGTTCCTTTAAGCCCGAAGGTATTGCATCCCAGCTTTTATGGCTGTTTCGACTGGCACAGTTCGGTACACGGACACTGGATGCTGGTTCGTTTATTGAAAACAAAGCCTGGGTTTGCCATAGCAAAAGAAATTGAAAAGACGCTGGATCAGTCATTCAGCAAAGAAAACCTGCAGGTGGAAGCAGATTATTTTACAAAGTATCAGCTTACCGGTACTTTTGAAAGAACCTACGGCTGGGCATGGCTGTTGAAACTTGATGAGGAACTTATGACATGGAATCATCCTAAAGCAAAAATCTGGCATCAGAACCTTAAACCATTAACAGATAAGATTCTGGCAGCCTGGAAAGCCTACCTTCCAAAACAGACTTATCCTAACAGAACAGGTGTTCACCCTAACAGTGCTTTTGCTATGGCTTTCGCGCTGGATTGGGCCAGGTCGGTCGGAGATAAGGAGTTTGAAAATCAGCTGATCGAAAAGGCAAAATATTTTTATTTAAAAGATGAAAAAACACCTGCTTATCTTGAACCTGACGGATCGGATTTCTTTTCTCCGAGCCTCGAAATAGCAGATTTAATGAGAAGAGTTCTGCCTCAGAAAGAATTTGTACAATGGCTGGATACATTTTATGAGAAACGCAGTATCGAAAATATAGAAAAGATTCCTGTTGTAAGCGATTTGTCAGATTATCAGACGGTACATTTGGTAGGATTATCTTTTTCAAAAGCATGGTGTATGAAGGGAATTGCAAAGTCTCTTCCGAACGGTCATCCCCTGAAAAAAGAATTTCAGAGAACAGCCGCATTATTTTTAAATAACGGCCTTCCGCTGCTTTTCCAGGGAAATTACGGAGGCGACCACTGGCTGGCCAGCTTTGCGGTGTATGCTCTTGAAGATTAAAGCCTGGAAGCATGATGCTGGAAGAAGAGGGAAGGTATAGATTATGAGCCTAATTCCATCATCTGGCTCCCATCTTCCATACCTGAAATTCTAATATCTGATTCCTGTTTTTTTAAGAATAAAACTTAGCAGCCATATCGGCCCGACTAAGAGAAACTGTAAGTCTTTCAGAAAAGATGGTTTTTTTCCTTCAATTTTATGACCTACAAACTGGAAAATCCAGGTAACCACAAAAACCGAGAGGTAAACGATCCATGCATTTTCTTTAAACCTAATATTGATTCCGTATGCAAAGCTTTCCATGATTACCATCAGGATAAACATGATGATACTTATAACAACCGAAAGCCGCATGTAAAAAATGGTAACTAAAGCAATTGCTGCAAAACTTACATAACTGATTTCTCCAATGTAGATAAAGCCGATTGACTTTGACGGAATAAGGGAAATAAACCCTAAAATACTCCAGAAAATCAGCGGGACACAAATCCAGTGGATCAGTTTGTTGGTAGAATTCCTGTGGCTTTCACTGTATTCTGCAAAAAGCAAATCAATTTTTCTCATAGCTGTAATTTGGAACACTAAAATAATAAATTTTTGTAATCACTCAGCAGATTGCTTACATTTGTTCTATGTCTGTCTTAGAAAAATTCGGGGTTGAAATTTTTACCCAACATAATATTTTCGAGAGAATTGCTGTCGACAAACCTTTCCGTCCGGAAAATCCTGCGTTTATCTTTATAAAATCAGGAACGATAAAGCTGAAACAGCACTTCCGGGATCTGGAACTTTCGGCGAATATGTTTATGGTTACGGATCCGCAGACGGTCTATGAAATGATCTCTGTAAGCGATGATTTCCAGTCGAGAATGGTTTCCTATAAAAGAGAATTTATCTCAGCATTATCATTAAAATTCAACAGGTTAATTACATATCGGTATTTCAGACAGCAGATGAATATCGGCGTTCCTTTTCATGCCGATGAAATGGAAGTCGTGTGGAAAAGCGTTAATTTCTTAAAATATATCTTGGATTCTGAAACGGAAATGACCTATAAAAAAGAGATTGTGGAACATCTTTTTTCCGTATTCTGCTATCAGATGGCCGGAATTATTTCCAAAGAAGACAGCAGCGCTATGAACCAGATGTCGAGGCAGGAAGAAATTGTTTTTGTTTTTCTGAATGATGTGGCTAAACATCACAATACTGAGCGAAGTGTAGAGTTTTATGCCGCACGGCAGTCGATTACTACCAGACATCTTTCATCGGTTGTTAAGAATGTTACCGGGAAATCCGCCAGTGAGATCATTGCTTTAATTGTTATCAATGAAGCAAAGGTGTTATTGAACTCGTCTAATAAGCCTGTTTCCGAAATTTCTGCACTTCTTGGTTTTAGTGATCAGTATTCTTTTTCTCACTTTTTTAAAAAACATCTGGACGAAAGTCCAACCCGGTATAGAAATCAGTTCGAAAACTGAAATCCTACATTTGAACATCTTTTTCCAAAATTCAAACATTTGTTTGAGTTCGTGGGTGCCATAACTTTGCATTCGTAAAACAAGGTAAAATGGTACAGAATATAAAAACGGTGCTGTCATTAATGATGGCAGTCTTTCCTGCGCTGTTTTTTTCACAGGAAATAAAACAGATGACAGCGAATGAAGTGGCGGAACTTGCTCTTCAGAACCATCAGCAGCTGAAAGTTTCTGCACAGAATATTGATATTGCAAAACAGAATACAAATGTTGTAAAACTTCAGAAACTCCCGAATATCACTGCATCTACAAGTCAATTCTATTTGGGTGACGCCGTAGCAATTGACAAGGATTTCTCAAATTCAACAAATGTTGCCATGCCTCATTATGGAAGCTCGTACGCTGTTCAGGCAACCCAGCTGATCTTTAAAGGAGGATTGGTGAACAAATCTATTGAAATGGCAGGACTTCGCGAGCAGCTTTCCGAGCTTGATCTGGAGAAAAATAAACAGGATGTGAAAATTCTGGTAATTTCCAATTATCTGGATGTCTATAAAATTGTAAACCAGGAGAAAGTTTTTCAGAATAACAAAAAGCTGGCACAGGAAAGGCTTAAAAATATTCAGAAATTCTATCAGCAGGGAATGGTCACCCGTAATGAAGTGATTCGTGGTGAGCTGGCAATTAAAAACCTTGATCAGGGAATTCTTACGTTAGCCAACAATAAAAAAATTCTCAATTATAATTTAAGTGTTGCCCTCGGATTAGCTCCGGATACGGAAATCGTTCCTGTAGAAAGTCTTGAGAACAAAGAATCCGGTATTAGTATTGACTATTATCTGAGTCTTGCTCACGATAACAATCCTTTACTGAAATCGGCACAGACCAACGTAAATGTTGCCGATAAGAATATCGAAATCATTAAAACCGATAAGAAGCCAACCATTTCAGGTTTTGGCGGATATAGTTTGCAAAGACCCATTACGACAAGAAATCCTGTTCTGGATATGTATTCCGGAGGATGGCAAACCGGAATTTCCCTCAGCTATAATATTGATAATCTATATAAGACTAAAGAACGGGTAAAATTGGGAGAGCTTCAGAAAAATCAGGCCAATGATGCGGTAACCCTGACACAGCAGAATGTAGATATGGCCGTTAACGCCGCTTACATCAAATATCAGGAATCCATTCAGCAGACAGAAATTCTTAATGATGCTAAAAAATTAGCAGAAGAAAACTACAAGATTACGGAAGCCAAATATCTGAATCAGCTTGCGGTTCAGGCGGAAATGATCGATGCACAGAATCAGAAATTACAATCGGAATTAGATTATGCCAATGCAGAGATCAATGTACTGTATCAATATTACAATCTGCTGAAATCAACAGGGACATTATAATTTTTTAAGGTAAATAAAACAATGGAAAACAAGGAACAAAATACTCAGAATACAACTTCGGCACCAGTACAGACCAGTGCTGCAGCGAAGAAAAAAGAAAATAAAAAAAATAAACTCCGAGCAATTATCTCCAATATCGTAGTATTTGTGGTCGTTGGTTTCGGATTATTCTGGCTGGTCCGTGAATATTTTCATGTGGGCGATAAAACGTATACGGAAGCAGCTCAGGTGGAAGAGTTTATTAATCCTATCAATACCAGGGTTTCGGCCTATATTAAAGATATTAAATTTATTGAACATCAGCCTGTAAAAAAAGGTGACACTTTGGTTATTCTGGATAACCGCGAGATTCTTACCCAGCTGGGACAGGCGGAAGCTGCCTACCAGAATGCTCTTGCCCAGAGAACGGCAACCAGTTCTTCCGTCAATACAGTATCCAATAATGTCAATGTTATGGAATCCAATATTGCCGGTGCCAAAGCCAGATTATGGAACGCAGAACAGAACCTCAACCGGTATAAAAATCTTCTGACTTCCGAAGCCGTGACCAGACAACAGTACGACCAGGTAAAAACCGAATATGACGCACAGAAAGCAGCTTATGAAACCTTAATCAACCAAAAACAATCTGCAAACCTTTCCACAACTGAGGTGAAAAGTAAACTTGGGATTAATGATGCTGAAATTAAAAGAACAAAAGCAGCTCTCGATATGGCCAAGATCAATCTTTCGTACACCGTAATTATCGCTCCTTATGACGGCGTGATGGGACGAAGAACCATTTCGGAAGGTCAGCTGATACAGCCCGGGCAGCAGGTCGCTACCATTGTATTAAACGGACAGAAATGGGTAACTGCCAATTTTCTGGAAAGTCAGATGCCTGATGTGAAAATCGGCGAAAAAATGATGATGACCGTAGATGCCTTGGGCGGAAAACAGTTTGAAGGTGTGGTAACGGCAATTTCTGCGGCAACCGGATCAAGATATTCCAGCGTGCCGACCGATAATTCCACCGGAAACTTTATTAAAGTTCAGCAGAGAATTCCTGTGAGAATAGAATTTACAGAAGCCAATAAGAAAGCAGATCTCGATAAGCTGAGCGCCGGAATGAATGTGAATTTAGTGAGTAAAAAGTGAGAAGTGAGAAGTGAGAAGTGAGAAGACCAAGTATAGCAGATTGTAAATTCATAAAACTCTTGAGCCTTTATAATTTTACTTCTAACTTCTAACTTCTAACTTCTAACTTCTAACTTTTTAACTTTTCACTTATCCCATAATACAAAATCTATGTACAACAAAGGACTATACAACGACTGGGTTCCCAAGCCACTACAGCTTTTTCTTATCGTATTGCTGCTTGCAGTAGTAATGCCGTTGGGAGGAGTGTATACCGGAAACATCAGCTATCTCGTAAACGGAACCGGTGCGATGACAGAATATTTCATGTGGGCCAATTATGCAACAACCATCGGAATGGGCGCCTGTATGCCGATTGTTCTCAGGATGAAAATGAGATTTAAGGTCCGGGATAAAATGACGGTTTTGCTGGTGCTTTTAGGATTGTTAAGCTACCTGAATTCCACAACCTATGATCCTATGATCTTTGTGTTCAGCTCACTCCTGATCGGGTTTTTAAAAATGATGGTTACGATAGAGCTGTTTCTTCCGCTGATGGCGATGATTGGAAACCGCGGAATGTTTTATGGCGCATTTTATACTTTCGTTCTGGTGCTCAATCAGGTAGCAGCTTACTATGCCGTGGACATTTCTATCCGGTACAACTGGCAACAGTTTTATATCATTGCTGCAGTTGGATGTTTCGTACTGGCGCTGCTGCACTGGATCTTTATGCATGATCGATATTTTGCCTTAAAAGTTCCGCTACATTATATAGACTGGCTGAGTGTTTTGCTTTTTGTGGCAACCTTTATGTTTTCGGCCTATGTTTTTTCGTTCGGGAAACAGCAGGACTGGCTTCATTCAAACAAAATTATCAATGCAGGAATTGCAGCTTTTGCGAGTTTTTCATTGCTTGCGATACGGCAGTTTACTTTAAAAAGACCGTATTTGTCTTTTAAAATTTTCACCAAAAATAATGTTCAGCACGGTCTATTCATGCTTTTTTGCCTGGGCATGTTTTTAGGAACGACTTCGTTACAGAATACTTTTGCAGTAGGGGTACTGGGATATGATCAGCTGACCAATGCGAAACTGAATCTCTTAATGATTCCCGGTTTGATCCTGGCAGGTGTAACGGCTATTTTCTGGTTTAAAAAAGAAATCCCTCTGAAAATGTTCATCTTTTCGGGTTTTGCCGCTATGTTGGGATATGCGATCATTATGTACTTTTCCATGGTGCTGGAGTTCAGCTATAGCTACTGGTATCTTCCCATGTTCCTGAAAGGATATGGAATGGGAGCACTTTTTATTTCCGTATGGTTTTATACGCTGGACAAACTTGAGATGGATGAAATGCTTGCTGCCATTGGTCTGGTGCTGGTCTGGAGAACATTTCTGGCAGTAGGTGTTTTTTCAGCACTGTATTCCTGGTTTCAGTACCGTTTTCAGGTAGTGGCTGTCGGTGATCTGTCGGTATATATGGATGGGATGACCGTATCGCCGCAAAATGTTGCGGGTAACATGAAGCTCATTCAGCTGAATGCCATTATCATTGCTACCAAAAAAATATTCGGATATATCATTCTGGCCGGAATCGGTGTGTTGATCTACGTGTTTACCCATCATTTCGGTAAAGAACGTTTTGTCTCTACGCGTTTTATAAGAATGCTTACGGGTAAATCGGTCATCGCCAGAAGAAGGCTCCGTGAAAGAAAAAAACTTTTAGAAGAAATAAAAGACGCAGCAGGGCCTGCGCTATAACGATACCTTGTTTTTCATTTACTTAGTCAAAGCTTCATTTTATTTATAGAATGGAGCTTTGCATTTTACGGAATTGTCTTAATAGGTTTACGCAAATTGCTATTTTTCAATGCGGTGTTGACCGTACTGTTGAAGGTGCGTTGACCGTACCTTTGAAGGTGTGTTGAACGTACCTTTGAAGATGCGTTGACCGCCCGATCTAAGCAGCGTTGACCGTACGGAGCAAGATGCTTATGTCGAGGCTAACATGATGCTTGTGACGTACGATGCAATCATCTTGATGATACTGCCTTAGTCTTAATATGCAAATTAGCATCAGAATTAATTGCATATTAGCACACTACCTGTTGTGGTTATAAAAGTTTAAACAGACGTATTATAAATATTTTCTTGTGACCATTGCGTTCATAACTTACCTGAACAGCATTCTGAAAATACATCAAAAACAGCTATATTTACAGTCAGAATTAGCATTATGAAAGACCTTATGGGAAAGGCGATCCGGGATTATTACCATCAGGAAAATCCTCAGGATCTGCAGACTGAAACTTCAATCTCCGAACTGGATGAGCTTCCGGTTGCATATCTCTTCCGGGATTTTGAAGAAATGAATGAAATCGAACAGAAAGCTTTGGAACTGTCACGGGGAAAAGTCCTGGATATTGGTGCCGGCGCGGGTTCACATTCATTATATCTTCAGAATGAAAGAAACCTTGACGTAACAGCCCTGGATATTTCTCCCAAATCCATAGAAGTGTGCCGGCTGAGGGGAATAAAAAAAGCTGTAGCTGAAAACATGCTGCAATTCTCCGGTGAAACTTTTGATACGATCCTTTTATTAATGAACGGAACCGGAATTTTCCAAAGCCTTCAGGTGATTGATCTCTATCTTAAAAAACTGCACTCACTTCTGAATGAAAACGGACAGATCCTGATCGACAGTACCGATATTCTCTATATGTTTGACCGTGATGAAGACGGAGGGGTGTATATTCCGGCGGAAGGCTATTATGGTGAACTGGATTATATCGTTCATTACAAAGGAGAATCGGAAGACCCGATCAAATGGCTGTATCTTGATTTTAATACCCTGAAAAATGCTGCTGAAAACAACGGTTTTAAGATCGAAAAATTGCTTAAGGATGAAGATGCTTATCTGGCAAGGCTGACGAAATAAAATATAAGTCATTGCGAGGAGCAAAGCGACGAAGCAATCTCTTAATAATCTTAACCACTTAAATAACCTTAATGTTTCAATTTTTTAACAATTAAGATTCAATTAAGATTTAAGAAAAGTTAATTTTAATAATCAAATAAGTATTAGACATGTCATGGTGAGACTGTCGAAGCATTCAATAAAACAAAAATCCACATGAGTTTTCATGTGGATTCTGTTTATTTAAGAATGATGGATTATCCAATCTCAATCCCGTTTTCAACATTGCTGTCATCCGGAGTTACAAAAGAAAGCTTACCGTCCGGTTTTGTTGTCAATAACAACATTCCCTGCGATTCAATACCCCTGATTTTTCTCGGTGCAAGATTTAACAAGATCATCACTTGCTTTCCGATTACTTCTTCCGGCGTAAAGCTTTCCGCAATCCCTGAAACAACGGTTCTTACGTCAACCCCTGTATCAACAGTCAGCTTTAATAATTTATCTGCTTTTTCCACTTTTTCAGCTTCAAGGATCGTGGCTGTTCTCAGGTCGATTTTTGTAAAATCATCAAAAGTGATCTCTTCTTTCATAGGGTTGGCGTTTGGATTGGTTTTTTTATTATTCTGTTTCGTCTGTTCTAATTTCTGAATCTGGGCTTCGATTACATCATCTTCAATTTTTGAGAAAAGGAGAGATGCTTCGTTGATGGTATGTCCGGTTTCAATTAAAACAGATTTTGTTTCAACATCCTTCCAGCTTTGCTTTTCAACATTAAACATATTCAGTAACTTATCAGAACTGAAAGGCATAAACGGTTCACACAACTGTGCTAAAGCAACGGCGATTTGTGCGCCTACAAATAATGAATGAGCTGCTTTTTCAGGGTTATCCTTAATGGTTTTCCATGGCTCTTCAGTCTGAAGATACTGGTTTCCGAAACGTGCTAAATTCATTAAAGCTGTTAACGAATTTCTGAATTCATAATTTTCCAGGAAGCCTGAAATTTCTTTAGCCGATTTACTGATTTCCTGTAATTCAGGTGCATTAACATCACCTTGCGGAATAACGCCGTCATAATATTTATGAATCAGAACCGCAACCCTGTTGATAAAGTTCCCGAAGATTCCTACCAGCTCAGAATTATTTTTGGTCTGGAAATCTTTCCACGTAAAATTATTATCCTTTGTTTCCGGAGCTGATGAGAGAAGGGCATATCTCAAAACATCCTGTTGTCCGGGAAAATCTTCAACATATTCGTGTGCCCAGACGGCCCAGTTTCTTGAGGTTGAAATTTTGTCATTTTCAAGGTTCAAAAACTCAAATGCCGGTACATTGGCAGGCATGATAAAGTCACCATGCGCCTTCATCATACTTGGGAAAATAATACAGTGAAACACGATATTATCCTTTCCGATAAAATGTACAAGATCAGACGCATCGCTTTGCCAGTAGTCTTTCCAGTCTTTCCCGTTTTTCTCTGCCCATTCTTTGGTGAAAGAAATATACCCGATCGGAGCATCAAACCATACATATAATACTTTGCCTTCTGCACCGGGAAGCGGAACAGGAACGCCCCAGTTGAGGTCGCGGGTCATGGCGCGCGGTTTCAGTCCGTCATTCAGCCATGATTTTACCTGTCCGTAAACGTTTGGTTTCCAGTCGTCTTTATGGCCTTCGATGATCCACTCATTCAGGAAATTTTCATATTCATTCAATGGGAGATACCAGTTTTTTGTTTCTTTCAGGATAGGAACATTTCCGCTCAGCATTGATTTAGGATTAATCAATTCTGAAGGAGAGAGCGTAGAACCGCAACGTTCGCACTGATCACCGTAAGCATTTTCGTTACCGCAATTCGGGCATGTTCCTACAATATAACGATCTGCTAGGAATTCCCCGGCCTGCTCATCAAAATACTGTTCAGACATTTCTTCCGTGAATTTTCCTTTTTCATAAAGAACCTTAAAAAAGTCCTGACTGGTTTCATAATGATTTTTAGAGGTAGTCCTTGAATATTCGTCAAATGAAATTCCTAAATCCGCAAAAGACTTTTTAATGATTTCATGGTATTTGTCAACAATATCCTGAGGAGTGACTCCTTCTTTTTTTGCTCTTATAGTAATAGGGATTCCGTGTTCATCTGAACCACAGATAAACGCTACA comes from the Chryseobacterium nepalense genome and includes:
- a CDS encoding MFS transporter, with amino-acid sequence MYNKGLYNDWVPKPLQLFLIVLLLAVVMPLGGVYTGNISYLVNGTGAMTEYFMWANYATTIGMGACMPIVLRMKMRFKVRDKMTVLLVLLGLLSYLNSTTYDPMIFVFSSLLIGFLKMMVTIELFLPLMAMIGNRGMFYGAFYTFVLVLNQVAAYYAVDISIRYNWQQFYIIAAVGCFVLALLHWIFMHDRYFALKVPLHYIDWLSVLLFVATFMFSAYVFSFGKQQDWLHSNKIINAGIAAFASFSLLAIRQFTLKRPYLSFKIFTKNNVQHGLFMLFCLGMFLGTTSLQNTFAVGVLGYDQLTNAKLNLLMIPGLILAGVTAIFWFKKEIPLKMFIFSGFAAMLGYAIIMYFSMVLEFSYSYWYLPMFLKGYGMGALFISVWFYTLDKLEMDEMLAAIGLVLVWRTFLAVGVFSALYSWFQYRFQVVAVGDLSVYMDGMTVSPQNVAGNMKLIQLNAIIIATKKIFGYIILAGIGVLIYVFTHHFGKERFVSTRFIRMLTGKSVIARRRLRERKKLLEEIKDAAGPAL
- a CDS encoding nuclear transport factor 2 family protein, coding for MRRILILLLLSCNFIFGQTKDEKAIRQVMTDFMNCIKTRDEAKFISLFQEPVLWTGVYTDRTYRKVLEKDPNEKSFFTDNYKAFIKSFKNNKSEERFDNVKIIEDGSIASANFDYSFWYDGKMLNWGKEIWTLMKINGLWKITSVSFSMDMTEYYVQPSLQERLKK
- a CDS encoding HlyD family secretion protein; its protein translation is MENKEQNTQNTTSAPVQTSAAAKKKENKKNKLRAIISNIVVFVVVGFGLFWLVREYFHVGDKTYTEAAQVEEFINPINTRVSAYIKDIKFIEHQPVKKGDTLVILDNREILTQLGQAEAAYQNALAQRTATSSSVNTVSNNVNVMESNIAGAKARLWNAEQNLNRYKNLLTSEAVTRQQYDQVKTEYDAQKAAYETLINQKQSANLSTTEVKSKLGINDAEIKRTKAALDMAKINLSYTVIIAPYDGVMGRRTISEGQLIQPGQQVATIVLNGQKWVTANFLESQMPDVKIGEKMMMTVDALGGKQFEGVVTAISAATGSRYSSVPTDNSTGNFIKVQQRIPVRIEFTEANKKADLDKLSAGMNVNLVSKK
- a CDS encoding SAM-dependent methyltransferase translates to MLFLLPAYLSENTSITHFSPVIKDYIMQTDYFFVENEKTARKVVKFFAPEKKQSDLKLFLLDKYTENADIKEAQELMLKGQDFGLLSEAGLPCIADPGNLMVKWCHEKNIRVIPISGPSSIILALISSGFNGQEFTFNGYLPIDKSEKKKQILHLETMVQKTGYSQIFMETPYRNNQLFEDLCKFLSPNTKLCIAANINDPEHEFIKTKTIKEWQKQKPELHKIPAVFVLGK
- a CDS encoding class I SAM-dependent methyltransferase, whose product is MKDLMGKAIRDYYHQENPQDLQTETSISELDELPVAYLFRDFEEMNEIEQKALELSRGKVLDIGAGAGSHSLYLQNERNLDVTALDISPKSIEVCRLRGIKKAVAENMLQFSGETFDTILLLMNGTGIFQSLQVIDLYLKKLHSLLNENGQILIDSTDILYMFDRDEDGGVYIPAEGYYGELDYIVHYKGESEDPIKWLYLDFNTLKNAAENNGFKIEKLLKDEDAYLARLTK
- a CDS encoding helix-turn-helix domain-containing protein codes for the protein MSVLEKFGVEIFTQHNIFERIAVDKPFRPENPAFIFIKSGTIKLKQHFRDLELSANMFMVTDPQTVYEMISVSDDFQSRMVSYKREFISALSLKFNRLITYRYFRQQMNIGVPFHADEMEVVWKSVNFLKYILDSETEMTYKKEIVEHLFSVFCYQMAGIISKEDSSAMNQMSRQEEIVFVFLNDVAKHHNTERSVEFYAARQSITTRHLSSVVKNVTGKSASEIIALIVINEAKVLLNSSNKPVSEISALLGFSDQYSFSHFFKKHLDESPTRYRNQFEN
- a CDS encoding DUF2891 domain-containing protein, which gives rise to MKKSLLAIVFYPFFMFAQEVPKLTDEVAIKLSEKPLHCITQEYPNKTAHIINNESEVPLSPKVLHPSFYGCFDWHSSVHGHWMLVRLLKTKPGFAIAKEIEKTLDQSFSKENLQVEADYFTKYQLTGTFERTYGWAWLLKLDEELMTWNHPKAKIWHQNLKPLTDKILAAWKAYLPKQTYPNRTGVHPNSAFAMAFALDWARSVGDKEFENQLIEKAKYFYLKDEKTPAYLEPDGSDFFSPSLEIADLMRRVLPQKEFVQWLDTFYEKRSIENIEKIPVVSDLSDYQTVHLVGLSFSKAWCMKGIAKSLPNGHPLKKEFQRTAALFLNNGLPLLFQGNYGGDHWLASFAVYALED
- a CDS encoding low molecular weight protein-tyrosine-phosphatase; translation: MKILMVCLGNICRSPLAEGIMKAKAPKYFYIDSAGTISLHEGKNPDKRAIQTAIRHGIDISQQRSRPITQADFENFDKIYCMDVDVLADVVSKARNEDQRKKVSLFLEVLGDHQNAEVPDPYWGDMNEFEEVFQLLDRGCEAILKQII
- a CDS encoding TolC family protein codes for the protein MVQNIKTVLSLMMAVFPALFFSQEIKQMTANEVAELALQNHQQLKVSAQNIDIAKQNTNVVKLQKLPNITASTSQFYLGDAVAIDKDFSNSTNVAMPHYGSSYAVQATQLIFKGGLVNKSIEMAGLREQLSELDLEKNKQDVKILVISNYLDVYKIVNQEKVFQNNKKLAQERLKNIQKFYQQGMVTRNEVIRGELAIKNLDQGILTLANNKKILNYNLSVALGLAPDTEIVPVESLENKESGISIDYYLSLAHDNNPLLKSAQTNVNVADKNIEIIKTDKKPTISGFGGYSLQRPITTRNPVLDMYSGGWQTGISLSYNIDNLYKTKERVKLGELQKNQANDAVTLTQQNVDMAVNAAYIKYQESIQQTEILNDAKKLAEENYKITEAKYLNQLAVQAEMIDAQNQKLQSELDYANAEINVLYQYYNLLKSTGTL
- a CDS encoding DUF962 domain-containing protein, with amino-acid sequence MRKIDLLFAEYSESHRNSTNKLIHWICVPLIFWSILGFISLIPSKSIGFIYIGEISYVSFAAIALVTIFYMRLSVVISIIMFILMVIMESFAYGINIRFKENAWIVYLSVFVVTWIFQFVGHKIEGKKPSFLKDLQFLLVGPIWLLSFILKKTGIRY
- a CDS encoding GxxExxY protein, coding for MENKIILELKSVKSIEEIHYKQLQTYLKLSDKRLGLLINFKQRIF